Part of the Acidobacteriota bacterium genome, CCCCGAGGGCACGGTGGTCGCCCGCACGCTGCCGAAGGCGCCCCCGGTCCCCCGCGGCGAGGCGCGGCGGACGATCCGGAACCTGTTTCCCGACGCCGCGGTGTTGGGAGAGACCGCTCCGCCGCGCGGTTCGGCCCGTGGAGACGGGCGGGGGCTCGTCCTGGTGGACCCGAATCCGCGAGCCCCGGCGGCTTCCTTCCCGGCGATCGACGTCCGTTTCGACGGGCCGTACAACGGCGGCATCGCGCCACCCGATCCGGTGATGGCGGCCGGCTCGATCCACGTCGTCTCGCTCGTCAACTTGCGGATCGCGATGTACGACAAGTCGGGAAACCTGGTCAGTGGGCCCACCTCGCTGCGCTCGTTCTTCGGGGTCCCTTCCGGGTTTTCGCTGTTCGACCCGCTCGCGGTGCACGATCCCTTCTCGGGGCACTTCATCGTCACGGTGCTCGCGGACAACGGCAGCGCCCAGGACTCGCGCATCTACATCGCCTTTTCCCAGACCGAGGACGCTTCGGGAGCCTGGAACAAGTACTGGATCGACGCTGACCGCGGGCAGGAGCCGAACTGGGCCGACTATGCCTCGATCGGGCTGGATCGGAACGCCGTCTACCTGACGGCCAACATGTTCAGGAGGAGCGACGCGTTCGACAACGTGACCCTGTTCATCTACGACAAGGAGGACGGCTACGCCGGGCGTCCGCTCGACAACACGCACATCATCGACGTGACGAGCGCGAGCGGCGGCTCCCCGTTCCGGCTTCGCCCGGCGTTCATCGACGAAATCGTGCCGAACGACGAGTACTACCTGGCGCAGTCGAGCAGCGCCTTTGGCGACATCCTGAACCTCTTCCGGCTGACCGGCCCCCGGTTCGGCTCGCCGACGCTCAACGCCGAGACCGTGTCGCTGCCGGCCTTCTACTGGGGTCCCGGCAGCGCCCGCCAGCCGGGGGGCGCCGGGGTCGACACCCTCGGCGGTTCCGTCTGGAACGTCACCTATCACGCGGGAAAGCTCTGGACCGCGCACGCGGTGCAGGGGAACAGTTCGATCGCCGCCTGGGTTCATAGGATCGACGTCACCGGGCCGACGGCCGTTCGCGAAGCGACCTACGAGCTGGAAGACCCGAGCCGGGACACCTACTTCCCGTACGTGATCCCGGATACGGAGGACAACGACTTCGCGATGCTCAGCGCCTTTTCCGGCCCGTCCCTGTACGTCACCGGGAGGTACTGGAACATCGGCGCCGACGGGACCGTTCGATACGCGGAGTTGCTCACCGACGGCACGCGCGACAACAACTCCGGGAGGCACGGCGACTACTTCGCGATGTATCCGGATCCAGAGGATCGGAACCGCTTGTGGATGATCGCCCAGTACATGCGCCAGAGCTCGTTCTCGGGGAATCAGATGATCGCATCGGTCCGGTTCGAGAACGTGCCCGCTCCCTCCCCACCGCCCCCGACCCCCGACGGACACACCGTGCCGGGATCTCAGGTGATGGTCTCGCGAGCCGGAGGCAGCGACCTGACGATCACCTGGGGCACGGAGAACTGCCTGCCGCCCGACAACCATCTCGTCTGGTTCGACCTCGGTGGGATCGCGAGCTACACCGTCGCCGACGAGACGTGTTCGATCGGGGTTTCGGGCAGTTGGACGGGGCCCTCTCCGGCGGGGAACGTCGGCGTCATCGTGGTCTCCGACGACGGCAACGGGTTGGAGGGCTCGCACGGCGTGACCTCCGGCGGAGCGGAGCGGCCGTCCGCGTCGAGCATCTGCGCCACGCGGAAGGACACGAGCGGGTCCTGCCCCTGAAGGGACGCCCGCGGCGCTCCCGGGACTCCCGCGGGGAGGCGGCGGCTCTCCCGGCCCGGCGACCCCCACCAGGGACACTTCCCGTCCCCCCGCGGGGACGCGTCCTCGGTCCGGGAGGGCCACCTCCCGGGCGCGTCCCGGCGCGGAGTCGCCCGGGACGAGGGTTCGCCGCGATGGCCGCCCGCGAGCGGTGACGCCCCAACTGCCGGCAGCGAGGCCGGTTGGCGGGAAACGCCCGACTCTCGGCGGCCGGCCCGTCCCGCCCGGAGCCCGCCGGCGAACCGAGTCTGGCACGGAACCCGCAAAAGGCCGGGGCGAAGGAGGTTCCCGTGATCAGGAACGCTCGCATCGCCGGATTGCTGCTGCTCGCGATTCCCGCGGGCCTCCCCGCACGGGCGGGGTCGGCGCTCGATTTCGGGCTCGACCTCAGGCTGGGCCCTGCCTATGTCCGGGTCGTCCATCGCGACGGCCCCTTCGGCGGGGATCGGGTCGTCTTCGCCCTCGAGGAACCGCCGGTCGTGCGCCTCGCCCCCGGCTGGGTCGCTCCGCCGGCCTCCGTCCCACCCTGCGGCTGCACCGCCGGCCCCGCTTGGAGGTCCGGCGAAGCCGCGGCGCGGTGCCCCGATTTCGAGCCCTGGGAACGGGGCTGGCACCGGCACCGCGAGCGACACCACGACGGCCACGGCTACCGGCACCGCCGCCGGCACCATCACCATCATCACCACTAACCAAGAACCGGGAGTCCTGTCGGCCCAAACCCCGGCGGCGGTGCGGGACACCGGGTGCGCGGGCGGCGCCGAGCGCCGCCCGCGCCTTCTTCCGTTGCGCCGGCCCGCCCCCGTTCGGGCGGGCCGATCCCCTCACGACGCGTGCGGCCCGGCCGGCGCGCGCCCCTCGCGGTAGAGGGGGCACGACTCCCACGACCCCTCGAGGTTGTGGCGGCAGGTGACGTCGGTTTCGTCGGCCGGCACCCCGTGGCGGCGCAGCGTGTCGGTCCAAAGGCGCGGGTTCGCGGTCCGCAGGCTGCAGATCGCGTCCCGGAGCGCGAGCGGAACCCATTCGTCGCCCGGGCGAGCGGGAGGGGGGATCCGCATGTGGCGGCAGGCCATCGTGCACCTCCCCTTGACGGCCATGCTACGACGGTCCCCGGTCGGCCGAAACCCCCTTGTTGCGGGACGCGGCGGGGGCGGCGCAGCATGAGGCGCCATGGTCCCGGCTGGCCGCATCGTGCAGATCTGGATCAAGCCCGCACACGGCGCGGCGATGGAGCCGCGCCGCTGCGCAACCCTCGTCGCCGGCATCGGACTCGAGGGCAACGCCGACCGGGGCGGGCGGCGGCAGGTGACGGTGCTCGACCTCGGGCGCTGGAACGAGGCCACGGCGGAGCTGGGGCGCCGGCTCGACCCCTCGTTGCGCCGGGCCAATCTGCTGTTGGAGGGGATCGATCTCGCTGACAGCACCGGCCGCGTCCTGCGGCTCGGCGAGTGCCTGCTCGTCGTCCGCGGCGAGAGCCGGCCGTGCTCCAGGATGGACGAAGCCTGGCCGGGCCTCCGGGCGGTCCTGGCTCGGTCCTGGCGCGGCGGGGTGTACGGGGAGGTCCTTCGGGGCGGCACGATCCGACCCGGCGACGTGGCGGCCTGGGAGCCGGCGGGAGCGGATGTCCAGCGCTGATCGCTCCGCCGGCTCGCGCCTTTCGCGGCGCTTTTTCCGGCGCGACGCCGTGACCGTGGCGCGCTCGCTGCTCGGGCGGCTCCTCGTCCGGCACCTCCCGGACGGCACCGTTCTCGCCGGCCGCATCGTCGAGACGGAGGCCTACCTGGGACCGGAGGACAGGGCCGCCCACTCGTTCGGCGGCCGCCGCACGCCCAGGAACGAGAGCATGTACAAGGACGCGGGGCACGCCTATGTCTATTTCATCTACGGCATGCACTGGTGCCTGAACGTCGTCGCCGCGTCGGAGGGGCGGCCGGAGGCGTGCCTGATCCGGGCCGTCGAGCCGATCACCGGACTCGAGACGATGCGCCGCCTGCGCGCCGGGCGCCCCGATCCGGAACTCTGTTCGGGACCGGCGAAGCTGACGCAGGCCTTCGCGATCGACGGATCGCTCGACGGGATCGACCTGGTCACGAGCCGGGAACTCTACCTCGCCTGGGGCCGTCCCCTGCCCCCGAACCGGATCGCTGTCGGTCCGCGGATCGGCGTGGCCTACGCCGGCGAATGGGCGGACAAACCGCTCCGGTTCTACGACCGGCAGAGCCGGCACGTCAGCCGGCGCTGAACGGGCGTCCTCGGGGACGCTCAGGCGACCCTGACGCGCGGTTCGCCGGGAAGGACCTCGCCGATCACCGCGGCGCGATGGCCTTCCGCTCGCAGGGCGAGCTCGAGGCTCTCCGCCTCCTCCGCGGGAACGGCGACGAGGAGGCCCCCTGAGGTCTGCGGGTCGAAGACGAGCTCCACCCTCTCCGGAGCGAGCCCGGGGGCGAGATCGACCGCGCCCGCGCAACTCTCCCGGTTGGCGCGTGTCGCCCCCGTCGTGACGCCGGCCTTCACCATCGCCTCGAAGCCGTCGTGAACCGGGAGGCGCTCCGCGTGGAGGTGGAAGACCGACCCGGACGCCCGCGCCATCTCGAGCGCGTGTCCGGCGAGGCCGAACCCGGTCACGTCGGTGGCCGCCCTCGCGTGGTGCCGGCGCGCGAGAGCCGCGGCTGTGTCGTTGAGACGCTCCATTTCGCGGAGCACGGGATCGAATTCGCTCTCCCCCAGGCGTCCGGCACGGAACGCGTTCACCAGGACACCGGTCCCCAGCGGCTTGGTGAGGACGAGCCGATCGCCGGGCCTCGCCCCGGCGTTCGTCAGCAGCCGATCGGGCTCGGCCAGACCCACCACCGCCAGCCCGAACTTCAGCTCCCGGTCGCGCACGCTGTGCCCCCCCAGCAACACCGCACCGGCGCGCTTCACGACCCGGACGGCCCCCTCGAGAATGGCGCGCAGGACCTCGAGGGGCGCCGTCTCGGGAAAGCAGCAGATGTTGAGCGCCAACAAGGGGGCGGCGCCCATCGCGTAGATGTCCGACAGCGCATTCGCCGCCGCGATTCGGCCGAAGCGCTCCGGGTCGTCACACACGGGCGTGATGAAATCGGCGGTGGCCACCAGCGCCTCGTCGCCGTGGCGCACTGCGCCCGCGTCGTCGGACGTCTCCGGTCCGACGATCACGCGCGGGTCCCCGCCGGCGAGGGGGGCGACCGGTGCGAGCAGGCGGGCCAGGTCCCCCGGCCCGATCTTCGCCGCTCAACCGCCGGAGGCCGCGCAGGAAGTCAGGCGGAACTCTTTCCGGAACCAGCCCATGCGCGGGATGCTAGCACGCGGGGCTCGCGCGCTCGGCGCGCCCCGCGGCGGCGGCGAGCCCACGCGGCGCGCACCGGAAGCTCGGTTCCGGTGCGGCCGGTGCGTGTCCGGCCGGCCGCAGCCCGGCCGGGCGCGGCGAGCGATCCGGCGCGGGAGCGGCAACCGGGCGACAGGCGATCTCCCGCACCCCCGGCGCGCCCGCGGGCGCGACGCTCCGGGCACCGCGTCGGCTCGACCGCCTCTCAGGCGCCCCCCTCCGGGCCGAACACCTCTTCCAGCACCCGCTCGGCTCCGGAACGCCGGGACCCGGGCAGCCGCTCCGCGGCCGCCCGCCAGGCGTCGGGCACGAACCATCCTCCGCGCGCACTCGCGAGCGCCAGCGCGCCGAGCGCCGCCCCCCGCCGTCCGAAGCGCCGGACGAGAGGCTCCCTCTCGGCGACCAGCCCGTCCCCCCCGGGAAGCTCCTCGTCGATGATCGTGCGGGCCGCCGGGGATCCTTCGCCGAGCCATCCGCGTTCGCCCAGCGCCGCCATCCCCTCCGGAGCGATCGCGATGACCAGATCGGGGGAGCCGGGCACCGCGGCCTCGCCGCGGTCCGGGGAGAGCGCGAGTTCGGCCAGGGAGAATCCGGTCCCTTGCGTCACGGGGTTGTCCGTGCGGACCGCGACCCAAAGACCGGCCAGCGCCGCCGCGGCCGCGGCGAGCCGCGCGGCCGACTGCACGCCTTCTCCCGCCCTCCCGCCGATCGCCACCCGAACGGTGCGCCCCAGCGCGGACCAGGAGGGATGCGGCTCGAGGGGATTCTCCAGCGGTGCCGGAGGCGGGGCCTGGGCTCGCATCGTCCCGCGCCGCGGCGGTCTATCGAAGATCACCCCTTCCCCGCCGCGCTCCTCCGCCAACCGGCCCAGATCCTTCCCGGTGACGCCGCCGACCCGCGCCGCGAACGTCGGGCACAGCTCGAGCAGCTCGACGCAGGCGAACCCGGGGCGAGCGATCGCGGCCGCGAGCCGGTCCGGGAGCTCCTTGGCCGGGACCCGCGAGCGCGCGAAGTATCCGGCACCCGCGGCGGCCAGGACTCCCGCGAGATCGATCGGCGGGACCGGGTTCCCCCCGGGCGTCGTCGTGGTGGGCAGGCCCTCGGGGGTGAAACCGGAATGCTGCCCCCCCGTCATGCCGTAGACGAGGTTGTTGTGGACCAGCACGGTGACGTCGGCGTCGAGCTGGGCGGCGTGGACCAGGTGGAGCAGTCCGATCGTTGCCCCCCCGTCACCGACGAGGACGATCGGCTTGACCGGCGCCGCCCCGGCGCCCGCGGCGTACACCTGCATGCCGCAGGCGACCGCCGCCGCCCGCCCGTGGAGCGCGTGAACGGTGTGGAGGCTGGGGAAGAGCCGGTCGGCGAGGCCGACGCAGCCGATGTCGGTGACCAGCACGACGCTCCGAGGTTCGACGCCCGAGCGCTGGATCGCGGCGTCGAGTGCCCGGAGAACGTGCGAGTGCCCGCATCCGGGGCAGTACGGGAGAGAGGAGCGCTCGTCGAGGAACGCCGTCACCGCCGCACCTCGGCACAGATTTCGGCGGGGTCGATCGGCCGGCCCACGGCGTTCACCCGGCGCAACGGAAGACCCGGGATCTCCGCCCGGAGCTCCCGTGCGTAAAGGCCCGGGCCGTTCTCCTCGACGACCACGACGCGCGAAGCGCCGCGGGCGGCCTCGGCGATCGGCCCGGCGGGGACGGGAAACAGCGACAGGACCTCGAGCAGGCGGACCGCCACTCCTTCCTGCCGCAGGCGCGCCGCGGCCGCCCGGCAGGCCCGGGCGCTCGAGCCGTAGCTCACCACCAGCGTCTCCGCCTCCCGCTCCCCCCGTTCCCGCACCCACGCCAGTTCCTCCGCCCGC contains:
- a CDS encoding MOSC domain-containing protein, which gives rise to MVPAGRIVQIWIKPAHGAAMEPRRCATLVAGIGLEGNADRGGRRQVTVLDLGRWNEATAELGRRLDPSLRRANLLLEGIDLADSTGRVLRLGECLLVVRGESRPCSRMDEAWPGLRAVLARSWRGGVYGEVLRGGTIRPGDVAAWEPAGADVQR
- the selD gene encoding selenide, water dikinase SelD translates to MGWFRKEFRLTSCAASGGUAAKIGPGDLARLLAPVAPLAGGDPRVIVGPETSDDAGAVRHGDEALVATADFITPVCDDPERFGRIAAANALSDIYAMGAAPLLALNICCFPETAPLEVLRAILEGAVRVVKRAGAVLLGGHSVRDRELKFGLAVVGLAEPDRLLTNAGARPGDRLVLTKPLGTGVLVNAFRAGRLGESEFDPVLREMERLNDTAAALARRHHARAATDVTGFGLAGHALEMARASGSVFHLHAERLPVHDGFEAMVKAGVTTGATRANRESCAGAVDLAPGLAPERVELVFDPQTSGGLLVAVPAEEAESLELALRAEGHRAAVIGEVLPGEPRVRVA
- a CDS encoding DNA-3-methyladenine glycosylase, giving the protein MSSADRSAGSRLSRRFFRRDAVTVARSLLGRLLVRHLPDGTVLAGRIVETEAYLGPEDRAAHSFGGRRTPRNESMYKDAGHAYVYFIYGMHWCLNVVAASEGRPEACLIRAVEPITGLETMRRLRAGRPDPELCSGPAKLTQAFAIDGSLDGIDLVTSRELYLAWGRPLPPNRIAVGPRIGVAYAGEWADKPLRFYDRQSRHVSRR